In Arachis hypogaea cultivar Tifrunner chromosome 2, arahy.Tifrunner.gnm2.J5K5, whole genome shotgun sequence, a genomic segment contains:
- the LOC112748190 gene encoding hsp70 nucleotide exchange factor FES1: MAKEGPNWDGLLKWSIANSDGSRPTRNLSEEDRRWFMEAMQAQTIDVVKRMKEITLVMQTPEQVLESQGVTPADIEDLLDELQEHVESIDMANDLHSIGGLVPLLGYLKNSHPNIRAKAADVVTTIVQNNPRSQQLVMEANGFEPLISNFTSDPDVNVRTQALGAISSLIRHNKSGIAAFRLANGYAALKDALTSENVRFQRKALNLIHYLLNENTSDCSIVNELGFPRILMHLASSEDSDVREAALRGLLELTRDKKEVKNEASAEDDEKMKQLLQERINGISLMSAEDLGAAREERQLVDSLWSTCFNEPSSLREKGLLVLPGEDNAAAPPDVASKFFEPLLRSSAANPNSKRESKNEKKEAPLLIGPGPPPRNSDNQGSQSNASFSEGYL, translated from the exons ATGGCAAAAGAAGGACCTAACTGGGATGGATTACTCAAATGGAGCATTGCTAACTCCGATGGAAGTCGCCCCACTCGCAATTTAAG TGAAGAGGATCGGAGATGGTTTATGGAAGCGATGCAAGCACAGACCATTGATGTTGTAAAACGTATGAAAGAGATTACCCTTGTAATGCAGACTCCAGAGCAAGTCTTGGAATCTCAGGGTGTTACCCCTGCAGACATTGAAG ATTTGTTAGATGAGTTGCAAGAGCATGTTGAGTCGATTGATATGGCCAATG ATCTCCATTCAATTGGTGGGTTGGTTCCGCTTCTTGGTTACCTCAAGAACTCCCATCCCAATATTCGTGCAAAGGCTGCTGATGTTGTAACCACGATAGTCCAGAATAATCCTCGTAGTCAGCAACTTGTTATGGAAGCAAATGGCTTTGAACCTCTTATTTCCAATTTCACTTCAGATCCTGATGTGAATGTTAGGACTCAGGCACTTGGAGCAATCTCTT CACTGATTCGGCACAACAAATCTGGCATAGCTGCCTTTCGTCTTGCAAATGGTTATGCAGCCTTAAAAGATGCTCTAACTTCTGAAAATGTGAGGTTTCAAAG GAAGGCTCTCAACTTGATCCATTACCTTTTGAATGAGAATACTTCAGATTGCAGCATTGTAAATGAGCTAGGATTTCCACGGATACTGATGCACCTTGCCTCTAGTGAAGATTCAGATGTCCGAGAAGCGGCCCTCCGAGGACTTCTTGAGCTTACTCGTGacaaaaaagaagttaaaaatgaAGCTTCCGCAGAAGATGATGAGAAAATGAAGCAACTTCTTCAAGAACGAATAAATGGAATCAGTTTGATGTCAGCTGAAGACCTTGGGGCGGCCAGGGAGGAGAGGCAGCTTGTGGACTCCCTCTGGAGCACATGCTTCAATGAGCCGTCATCTCTTCGAGAAAAAGGTCTTCTTGTTTTGCCTGGAGAAGATAATGCAGCTGCCCCTCCTGATGTTGCCAGCAAATTTTTCGAGCCACTACTTCGATCTTCAGCCGCAAACCCCAATTCCAAGAGAGAATCCAAAAATGAAAAGAAGGAGGCTCCTTTGCTTATAGGGCCAGGGCCGCCTCCTCGGAACAGCGACAATCAAGGTAGTCAGAGTAATGCAAGTTTTTCAGAGGGATACTTGTAA